The Lichenihabitans psoromatis genome contains a region encoding:
- a CDS encoding YgaP-like transmembrane domain — protein sequence MSTNLPMESHDHQNISMGERSLSVVGGLVLAAAAAKPRPNPLLNIAALAIGSYLAYRGATGFCPIKAQLT from the coding sequence ATGTCGACCAATCTTCCGATGGAATCGCACGATCACCAGAATATTTCCATGGGCGAGCGAAGTCTCTCGGTAGTCGGCGGCCTCGTTCTCGCAGCCGCCGCAGCCAAGCCGCGCCCCAACCCCCTGTTGAACATCGCCGCCCTCGCGATCGGGTCCTATCTGGCTTATCGCGGCGCAACTGGCTTTTGCCCGATCAAGGCTCAACTCACCTGA
- a CDS encoding GlsB/YeaQ/YmgE family stress response membrane protein gives MGIIWTIIIGFIAGMIAKFIMPGPNEPSGFILTTILGIVGAVVATYLGQAVGWYHEGEGAGFIGAIVGAIIVLAIYGFIARRSSAI, from the coding sequence ATGGGCATTATCTGGACCATCATCATCGGGTTCATTGCGGGCATGATCGCGAAATTCATCATGCCGGGACCGAATGAGCCGAGCGGCTTCATTCTGACCACCATCCTCGGCATCGTCGGCGCCGTTGTAGCCACCTATCTGGGCCAAGCCGTCGGCTGGTATCACGAAGGCGAAGGCGCAGGATTTATTGGCGCGATCGTCGGTGCGATTATCGTGCTGGCCATCTATGGCTTCATCGCTCGCCGGTCGTCGGCGATCTGA
- a CDS encoding GNAT family N-acetyltransferase encodes MFPELTRDDVFRLETRRLWLRWPEVADADAVTTFASHKDVAEMTAHIPHPYPKTEAAKRIDGWRSKNGSGLGLKLLLTQTGDDRQPIGLIGLDPIPTGLSLGFVLSPTHAGQGLATEAAQAMIDTAFMLSSVTALEASCRVINSAARRVLEKSGFAYEGTALQHAPAREGMISSDRFRLSRRTWVSLKQWRMPRLEPRPQAVLVPAMPDIDRV; translated from the coding sequence ATGTTTCCCGAACTCACACGGGACGATGTTTTCCGGCTAGAAACCCGGCGTTTGTGGCTGCGTTGGCCCGAGGTCGCGGATGCCGATGCCGTGACGACCTTTGCCAGCCATAAAGACGTGGCCGAGATGACGGCCCATATTCCACACCCCTACCCCAAGACCGAGGCGGCAAAACGCATTGATGGTTGGCGCAGCAAAAACGGCTCCGGCTTAGGTCTGAAGCTTCTGCTGACCCAGACCGGAGACGATCGGCAGCCGATCGGACTGATCGGGCTCGATCCCATCCCGACCGGGTTGTCACTTGGCTTCGTTCTATCGCCCACCCATGCCGGCCAGGGTCTCGCGACCGAAGCCGCGCAGGCGATGATCGATACGGCCTTCATGCTGTCGTCCGTGACCGCTCTCGAGGCCTCATGCCGTGTCATCAACTCGGCGGCGCGGCGCGTGCTCGAAAAGAGTGGTTTCGCTTACGAGGGCACGGCCCTTCAACATGCCCCGGCCCGCGAGGGTATGATCTCGTCCGATCGGTTCCGGTTGAGCCGCCGCACCTGGGTGAGCCTCAAACAGTGGCGCATGCCCCGTCTCGAGCCGCGCCCCCAAGCGGTTCTGGTCCCCGCGATGCCCGACATCGATCGCGTGTGA
- the rpmA gene encoding 50S ribosomal protein L27, whose product MAHKKAGGSSRNGRDSDGRRLGVKKFGGEAVLGGNIIVRQRGTKWHPGANVGCGKDHTLFALTDGKVEFQTKGNGRAYVAVLPLANAAE is encoded by the coding sequence ATGGCTCACAAAAAAGCAGGCGGCTCGTCCCGCAACGGTCGTGACTCGGACGGCCGTCGTCTGGGCGTCAAGAAATTCGGCGGCGAAGCTGTGCTCGGCGGCAACATTATCGTGCGCCAACGCGGCACGAAGTGGCATCCCGGCGCCAATGTCGGCTGTGGCAAAGACCACACGCTCTTTGCCCTCACCGACGGCAAAGTAGAATTCCAAACAAAAGGCAATGGTCGCGCCTATGTAGCGGTCCTGCCGCTCGCCAACGCAGCCGAATAG
- the rplU gene encoding 50S ribosomal protein L21 produces the protein MFAVIKTGGKQYRVTADDKITVMTLAGEAGDTVSFEVLSFFDGETVEIGAPLVEGASVSAQIVEHDRGPKVIAFKKRRRKNSRRKRGHRQDLTIVRITDILVGGQSRRPAKAATPAAPVAETAAG, from the coding sequence ATGTTCGCAGTTATTAAGACCGGCGGTAAGCAGTATCGCGTTACCGCCGACGACAAGATTACGGTCATGACCCTCGCGGGTGAAGCGGGCGACACGGTGTCGTTCGAGGTGTTGAGCTTCTTCGACGGCGAGACGGTCGAGATCGGCGCGCCTCTGGTTGAGGGTGCGAGCGTATCGGCCCAGATCGTCGAGCATGATCGCGGCCCGAAAGTGATCGCGTTCAAGAAGCGCCGCCGCAAGAACTCGCGTCGCAAGCGCGGCCATCGCCAGGACCTCACGATCGTCCGGATCACGGATATCCTGGTCGGCGGCCAATCGCGACGCCCGGCTAAGGCGGCTACTCCGGCGGCTCCCGTCGCGGAAACCGCGGCAGGCTGA
- a CDS encoding recombinase family protein, protein MNKEAPLVATRAALYLRVSTTRQAEHDVSIPDQKRQGEAYCVTRGYQLIDTFVEPGASATNDRRPEFQRMIEAGTSKPAPFDIVVVHSFSRFFRDHFELEFYVRKLAKNGVKLVSITQEMGDDPMHVMMRQIMALFDEYQSKENGKHVIRALKENARQGFWNGALPPIGYRIVAAEQRGSKTKKKLEIDPLHADTVRLIYRLALEGNGTSGPMGVKAIVSHLNARRIFTRDGGRWGIGQLHRILTRRTYIGEHEFNKRGKSKELKPVSEIVMVSVPPLIDTDTFDAVQAHLRARNPKVTPPRVVSGPTLLTGICFCKKCGGAMTIRTGKGGRYRYYTCSIKARQGETGCSGRSIPMEKLDTIVASHIEDRLLHPDRLEEVLSSVLDRRHERAERRQEHIAELNRRAAETDLRLKRLYDAIESGVADLSDPALKDRITGLKALRDQAQVDAERAQAMLENSGNQAVTPAAVRRFANVARQRIRLDGGGYRRDHLRAFAQRVEVGETEVRIMGSKGELLRTLTAVSGGKSAAIGVPSLGLKWRRGRDSNPR, encoded by the coding sequence ATGAATAAAGAAGCTCCCTTGGTCGCCACACGCGCCGCTCTGTATCTCCGCGTCTCGACGACCCGGCAGGCCGAGCACGATGTCTCGATCCCCGACCAGAAGCGGCAGGGCGAAGCCTATTGCGTCACGCGCGGTTATCAACTCATCGACACCTTCGTCGAACCGGGCGCATCTGCCACCAACGATCGCCGTCCTGAGTTTCAGCGCATGATCGAGGCGGGGACATCCAAGCCCGCGCCCTTCGACATCGTCGTCGTCCACTCGTTCAGCCGCTTTTTCCGCGATCACTTCGAGTTGGAGTTCTACGTCCGCAAGTTGGCCAAGAACGGCGTCAAGCTCGTCTCCATCACCCAGGAAATGGGCGACGATCCAATGCACGTCATGATGCGCCAGATCATGGCGCTGTTCGACGAGTATCAGTCGAAGGAGAACGGCAAGCACGTCATACGCGCTCTCAAGGAGAACGCGCGGCAGGGCTTCTGGAACGGCGCGTTACCGCCAATCGGCTATCGCATCGTTGCGGCCGAGCAGCGCGGGTCCAAGACCAAGAAGAAGCTGGAGATCGATCCGCTGCACGCCGACACGGTGCGGCTGATCTATCGGTTGGCGCTGGAGGGGAACGGCACATCCGGCCCGATGGGCGTCAAGGCCATCGTCAGCCATCTGAATGCGCGCCGCATCTTCACCCGTGACGGCGGGCGTTGGGGCATCGGCCAGCTTCACCGCATCCTGACCCGGCGCACCTATATCGGCGAGCATGAGTTCAACAAGCGCGGCAAATCCAAGGAATTGAAACCGGTCAGCGAGATCGTCATGGTTTCCGTGCCGCCGCTGATCGACACGGACACCTTCGACGCGGTGCAGGCGCATTTGCGGGCGCGCAATCCCAAGGTCACGCCGCCGCGCGTGGTCAGCGGGCCAACCTTGCTCACCGGCATCTGCTTTTGCAAGAAGTGCGGCGGGGCCATGACCATCCGCACGGGCAAGGGCGGGCGCTATCGCTACTACACTTGCTCGATCAAGGCGCGGCAGGGCGAGACCGGCTGCTCGGGCCGCTCGATCCCGATGGAGAAGCTCGACACCATCGTCGCCAGCCATATCGAGGATCGACTGCTCCACCCCGATCGGCTGGAAGAGGTGTTGTCCTCGGTTCTCGACCGTCGGCATGAACGAGCAGAACGGCGGCAGGAACATATCGCAGAATTGAACCGCCGCGCGGCCGAGACCGACCTGCGGCTGAAGCGCCTCTATGACGCGATCGAATCAGGCGTGGCCGATCTGTCCGACCCGGCGCTGAAAGACCGTATCACCGGTTTGAAGGCGCTCCGCGACCAGGCGCAGGTCGATGCCGAGCGGGCGCAAGCCATGCTCGAAAACTCCGGCAATCAGGCCGTCACACCCGCCGCAGTGCGCCGCTTTGCTAACGTAGCACGCCAGCGCATCCGGCTCGACGGGGGCGGCTATCGGCGGGATCACCTGCGCGCCTTCGCCCAGCGCGTCGAGGTCGGCGAAACCGAAGTGCGCATCATGGGATCGAAAGGAGAGCTGCTTCGCACGCTCACCGCCGTTTCCGGAGGGAAATCGGCGGCAATCGGCGTGCCCAGTTTGGGACTGAAGTGGCGGAGAGGGAGGGATTCGAACCCCCGATAG
- a CDS encoding transcriptional regulator, with amino-acid sequence MKILKVGIADSEDMKARTLRIARGEEKPSPGDPTAWFVSTESFSKVLSAPNREMLRLIATEQPDSLDALAALTGRAKSNLSRTLKAMIGYGLIRMVRDGRKLAPKLVYDRVMLELALTGRRQASRPKETIHE; translated from the coding sequence ATGAAAATATTGAAGGTCGGCATTGCCGATTCCGAGGACATGAAGGCCCGCACGCTGCGCATCGCGCGCGGTGAGGAGAAACCGTCGCCGGGCGATCCGACCGCTTGGTTTGTCTCGACGGAATCTTTCTCCAAGGTATTGTCAGCTCCCAATCGCGAGATGCTGCGCCTCATCGCGACCGAGCAACCTGATTCCCTCGACGCCTTGGCCGCGCTGACGGGACGTGCAAAATCAAATCTCTCGCGCACCCTCAAGGCCATGATCGGTTACGGACTGATCCGCATGGTGCGTGATGGCCGCAAGCTCGCACCCAAACTTGTCTACGATCGTGTCATGCTGGAACTGGCCTTGACCGGCCGTCGCCAAGCGTCGCGGCCGAAGGAGACTATTCATGAATAA
- a CDS encoding DUF2274 domain-containing protein: MTKLKLGPIADDKPVKVTVDLPATLHRDLAAYAEILGREAGHPPADPIRLIVPMLERFIATDRAFSKARRSTSSSGAGGQS, translated from the coding sequence ATGACCAAGCTGAAACTTGGCCCCATTGCCGACGACAAGCCCGTGAAGGTCACGGTTGATCTTCCGGCGACGCTACACCGCGATCTTGCCGCCTACGCCGAAATCCTCGGCCGCGAGGCCGGTCATCCGCCAGCCGATCCCATTCGCCTGATCGTGCCGATGCTGGAGCGCTTCATCGCTACCGATCGGGCCTTCTCCAAGGCGCGGCGCAGCACGTCATCTTCAGGTGCGGGCGGGCAGTCGTGA
- a CDS encoding TrbI/VirB10 family protein, with the protein MSDIEPDKKGSQPEASGDDDARALTGEPAAPMRLRAEPPRVTRLSRKALLALGLVTSAGVGGAFIYALQSQHGGKPNEELYSTDNRSTPDGLNSLPKDYTGPVLGPALPGDLGRPMLAAQNRGQGVPTPGIATQQPGLSAEEQRRVQEREAARTARLFASTETRNATIPAATTTNATTPMPDLTTLGLAPQPATPSAQDRQLAFLNQTPDKRTVSTDRVAAPASANVLQAGAVIPAALITGIRSDLPGQITAQVTENIYDSPTGRILLVPQGTRIIGQYDNGVGFGQRRILLVWNRLIMPNGRSIVLERQPGADAEGYAGLEDRVDYHWGELFKAAALSTLLSVGAQAGSSGNDSDIVQALRQGASQSVSQTGQQIVSRQLNIAPTLTIRPGFPVRVLVTRDLVLEAYGATP; encoded by the coding sequence GTGAGCGACATTGAGCCCGATAAGAAAGGGAGCCAGCCGGAAGCCTCCGGCGATGACGACGCCCGTGCGCTGACCGGCGAGCCGGCAGCCCCCATGCGTTTGCGCGCCGAACCGCCGCGCGTCACTCGCCTGTCGCGCAAGGCGCTGCTGGCGCTGGGGCTTGTCACCAGCGCGGGCGTAGGCGGCGCGTTCATCTATGCGCTCCAGAGCCAGCACGGCGGCAAGCCGAACGAGGAACTGTATTCGACCGACAATCGCTCGACCCCGGACGGTCTCAACAGTCTACCGAAGGACTATACCGGTCCGGTTCTCGGCCCAGCACTGCCCGGCGATCTCGGCCGTCCGATGCTTGCCGCGCAGAACCGAGGACAGGGCGTACCGACGCCGGGTATCGCCACGCAGCAACCAGGCCTTAGCGCCGAGGAGCAGCGGCGCGTGCAGGAACGGGAGGCGGCGAGAACAGCTCGTCTGTTCGCTTCGACCGAGACGCGCAATGCCACAATACCGGCGGCTACCACGACGAACGCCACCACGCCCATGCCGGATCTGACCACGCTCGGCCTCGCGCCGCAGCCGGCGACGCCATCGGCGCAGGACCGCCAGCTCGCCTTCCTCAACCAGACGCCCGACAAGCGCACCGTCTCGACCGATCGCGTTGCCGCGCCCGCCTCGGCGAACGTGCTTCAAGCCGGCGCTGTCATCCCGGCGGCGCTCATCACCGGCATCCGTTCCGATCTGCCCGGCCAGATCACGGCGCAGGTCACGGAAAACATCTATGACAGCCCGACAGGCCGCATCCTGCTCGTGCCGCAGGGCACGCGGATCATCGGTCAGTACGACAATGGCGTCGGTTTCGGCCAGCGTCGTATCCTGCTGGTCTGGAACCGCCTCATCATGCCCAACGGCCGTTCCATCGTGCTGGAGCGCCAGCCGGGTGCGGACGCCGAAGGTTATGCCGGGCTGGAGGATAGGGTCGATTATCACTGGGGTGAACTCTTCAAGGCCGCCGCACTCTCGACGCTGCTCAGTGTCGGCGCGCAGGCAGGATCATCTGGCAACGACAGCGATATCGTTCAGGCGCTGCGACAGGGCGCGTCGCAAAGCGTCAGCCAGACCGGCCAGCAGATCGTCAGCCGTCAGCTCAACATCGCGCCGACACTGACCATCCGGCCAGGCTTTCCTGTCCGAGTCCTTGTTACGCGCGATCTCGTACTTGAAGCATACGGAGCTACGCCATGA
- the trbG gene encoding P-type conjugative transfer protein TrbG, with the protein MTPIFRNVALDRNGRPAFRKSAFPLLLVCTSALAGCATAVKPPEISYDNAVPAVQTVDPPAPVRVVELPKLLPLPGQLKPIGKGDKPTPELPDPAARVNEANAAARMQPVRNGFINAIQIYPFVDGALYQVYTSPGQITDVTLQPGETLVGSGPVAAGDTVRWIIGDTESGTGATKQVHILVKPTRAELMTNLVINTNLRTYHIELRSTEKTYMASVSWQYPQDQLIALRRQNAQAEAIQPVASGVDLANVNFRYEIAGDRAPWRPLRAFDDGRQVFIEFPSGIAQGEMPPLFVVGPEGDTSELVNYRVRGNYMIVDRLFAAAELRFGSAKDQKRVRVTRTDGRPAS; encoded by the coding sequence ATGACGCCCATCTTCCGCAACGTCGCCCTCGACAGAAATGGAAGACCGGCTTTCCGTAAATCCGCTTTCCCGCTTCTCCTCGTTTGCACCTCCGCGCTGGCCGGTTGCGCGACAGCGGTGAAACCGCCGGAAATCTCATACGACAATGCCGTGCCCGCCGTGCAGACGGTCGATCCGCCGGCGCCGGTCAGGGTGGTGGAGCTGCCGAAGCTACTGCCGCTGCCCGGCCAGTTGAAGCCAATCGGTAAGGGCGACAAGCCGACGCCCGAACTGCCGGACCCGGCGGCCCGTGTGAACGAGGCCAATGCCGCCGCACGGATGCAGCCGGTCAGGAACGGCTTCATCAACGCCATCCAGATCTACCCGTTCGTCGATGGCGCGCTCTATCAGGTCTATACCTCACCGGGTCAGATCACCGACGTCACGCTTCAGCCCGGCGAGACGCTGGTCGGCTCCGGCCCGGTCGCCGCCGGGGACACGGTACGCTGGATCATCGGCGACACCGAGAGTGGCACGGGCGCAACCAAACAGGTGCATATCCTGGTCAAGCCGACGCGGGCGGAATTGATGACCAATCTCGTCATCAACACCAATCTGCGCACCTACCATATCGAGCTTCGTTCGACCGAGAAGACATACATGGCCTCGGTATCCTGGCAGTATCCGCAGGACCAATTGATCGCGCTGCGTCGCCAGAATGCCCAGGCCGAAGCAATACAGCCCGTCGCGTCGGGCGTGGATCTCGCCAATGTCAATTTCCGCTATGAGATCGCGGGCGATCGTGCGCCGTGGCGTCCTTTGCGCGCCTTCGACGACGGAAGGCAGGTGTTCATCGAGTTCCCGAGCGGCATCGCGCAGGGCGAGATGCCGCCGCTCTTCGTCGTCGGCCCCGAGGGCGACACCTCCGAACTGGTGAACTACCGCGTGCGCGGGAACTACATGATCGTTGATCGGCTCTTCGCTGCCGCCGAGCTGCGCTTCGGTTCCGCCAAGGATCAAAAGCGCGTTCGCGTCACCCGGACCGATGGGAGGCCGGCATCGTGA
- the trbF gene encoding conjugal transfer protein TrbF: MNLFKRPATHYGKTPEPETPYQRAAQVWDDRIGSARVQAKNWRLMAFGSLALSAGLSAALVWQSANGSIVPWVVQVDKLGASQAVAPATADYRPTDPQIAFHLARFIEEVRSIPADAIIVRQNWLRAYDFTTQGGALALNDYARANDPFTKVGKTQVAVDVSSVIRASPDSFRVAWVQRTYQDGSLASTERWTAILTIVVQPPRDAEKLRANPLGIYVNAINWSKELGQ; the protein is encoded by the coding sequence ATGAATCTCTTCAAACGACCCGCGACCCATTACGGCAAGACGCCCGAGCCGGAGACGCCCTACCAGCGCGCCGCCCAGGTCTGGGACGACCGGATCGGCTCCGCCCGCGTGCAGGCGAAGAACTGGCGGCTGATGGCCTTCGGTTCTCTCGCCTTGTCGGCAGGACTGTCCGCCGCACTCGTCTGGCAATCCGCCAATGGTTCAATCGTGCCGTGGGTGGTGCAGGTGGACAAGCTCGGGGCGTCGCAGGCTGTCGCCCCGGCGACCGCCGACTATCGGCCGACCGATCCGCAGATCGCCTTCCACCTCGCGCGCTTCATCGAGGAGGTCCGAAGCATTCCGGCCGACGCGATCATCGTCCGCCAAAACTGGCTGCGGGCCTACGACTTCACCACGCAAGGCGGCGCACTGGCGCTCAACGACTACGCCCGCGCCAATGACCCGTTCACCAAGGTCGGCAAGACGCAGGTCGCCGTCGATGTCTCCAGCGTGATCCGCGCATCGCCCGACAGTTTCCGGGTCGCCTGGGTTCAGCGGACCTATCAGGACGGTTCGCTCGCATCGACCGAGCGCTGGACCGCGATCCTCACCATCGTCGTGCAGCCGCCGCGCGACGCTGAAAAACTCCGCGCCAATCCGCTCGGAATCTACGTCAACGCCATCAATTGGTCGAAGGAGCTAGGACAATGA
- the trbL gene encoding P-type conjugative transfer protein TrbL has product MQGTGVIDHFLEVFTRYIDGGFGLLHGEVAFIATTLIVIDVTLAALFWSMGGDNDIIGRLIKKTLFVGVFAYIIGNWNNLARIIFESFAGLGLKASGTGFTTANLLRPGKVAQTGLDAGRPLLDSISNLMGYWSFFENFIQIACMLFAWALVLLAFFVLAIQLFVTLIEFKLTTLAGFVLIPFGLFGKSAFMAERVLGNVISSGIKVMVLAVIIGIGSTLFSEFTAGFGGATPSIDDAMAIVLAALSLLGLGIFGPGIANGLVAGGPQLGAGAAIGTGLAAGGMVAAGAATVGAVASGGAALAAGAGAAARGGAALAGGASTAYSLGAAGQSGAAGVASGFGNVASTGAQAAVSPLKRAASKAADSMTSSFQSGARAAVETTGGAVGGDAAEGEAAAATGTASSAPDQPPDWAKRMNRSRAVSHGVEAAAHAVRSGDAHGGGSSVNLSESDL; this is encoded by the coding sequence ATGCAGGGCACCGGGGTCATCGACCATTTCCTTGAGGTCTTCACACGCTACATCGACGGCGGCTTCGGCCTGCTGCACGGCGAAGTGGCCTTCATCGCCACGACGCTGATCGTCATCGATGTGACGCTGGCAGCACTGTTCTGGTCGATGGGCGGCGACAACGACATTATCGGGCGGCTTATCAAGAAGACGCTGTTCGTCGGCGTCTTCGCTTATATTATCGGCAACTGGAACAACCTCGCGCGTATCATATTCGAGAGCTTTGCCGGCCTCGGACTGAAGGCGTCAGGCACCGGCTTCACGACGGCCAATCTGCTGCGCCCCGGCAAGGTGGCGCAGACCGGTCTCGATGCCGGCCGGCCGCTGCTCGATTCCATCTCGAACTTGATGGGCTATTGGTCTTTCTTCGAGAACTTCATTCAGATCGCCTGCATGTTGTTCGCCTGGGCGCTCGTGCTGCTGGCCTTCTTCGTACTGGCGATCCAGCTCTTCGTCACCCTGATCGAGTTCAAGCTGACGACGCTTGCCGGCTTCGTGCTTATACCGTTCGGCCTGTTCGGAAAATCCGCCTTCATGGCCGAACGGGTGCTCGGCAATGTCATATCGTCCGGCATCAAGGTGATGGTGCTCGCCGTCATCATCGGCATCGGCTCGACCTTGTTCTCCGAGTTCACCGCCGGGTTCGGCGGGGCCACACCATCGATCGATGATGCCATGGCAATCGTGCTGGCGGCGCTGTCGCTGCTCGGCCTCGGCATCTTCGGCCCGGGCATCGCCAACGGCCTCGTCGCCGGCGGCCCGCAGCTTGGTGCGGGCGCAGCGATTGGCACGGGGCTTGCGGCTGGCGGAATGGTCGCGGCAGGTGCGGCAACCGTTGGCGCGGTGGCATCGGGCGGTGCAGCCCTGGCCGCTGGTGCGGGTGCCGCCGCCCGTGGTGGCGCTGCCCTCGCGGGCGGTGCGTCTACCGCCTACAGCCTCGGCGCGGCCGGGCAATCCGGCGCCGCAGGTGTCGCGTCCGGCTTCGGCAATGTCGCCAGCACGGGCGCGCAGGCTGCGGTGTCGCCGCTTAAGCGCGCGGCTTCCAAAGCCGCCGACAGCATGACGTCGAGCTTCCAGTCGGGCGCCCGTGCGGCCGTCGAGACCACAGGCGGCGCGGTCGGTGGTGATGCCGCCGAGGGCGAAGCTGCCGCCGCGACCGGCACGGCATCGTCCGCCCCAGACCAGCCGCCCGATTGGGCCAAGCGCATGAATCGCTCGCGAGCCGTGTCGCACGGCGTCGAGGCCGCCGCCCACGCCGTCCGGTCCGGTGACGCCCATGGCGGGGGCTCCTCCGTCAACCTCTCCGAAAGCGACCTCTGA
- the trbK-alt gene encoding putative entry exclusion protein TrbK-alt, which produces MDGKTLARIGAVIFVAVAITATAIEMNRHDDRQNSVATQARTVTERYPLDAELARCSGLGEAGPRDPACLRAWADNRRRFLREPAPSVSPETATPTTLFPNGPAPADQGTPAVQPEPAQGTPLQNGSH; this is translated from the coding sequence ATGGACGGCAAGACCCTCGCGCGCATCGGCGCCGTCATCTTTGTCGCGGTGGCGATCACCGCAACAGCGATCGAGATGAACCGCCATGACGACCGGCAGAACAGCGTTGCGACGCAGGCACGCACAGTCACGGAGCGATATCCGCTGGACGCGGAACTGGCGCGGTGCAGCGGACTTGGCGAAGCCGGGCCACGCGATCCGGCCTGCCTGAGGGCATGGGCCGACAACCGCCGTCGCTTCCTTCGCGAACCGGCTCCGTCTGTATCTCCTGAGACGGCGACACCCACGACGCTATTCCCGAACGGACCGGCTCCTGCCGATCAGGGAACGCCCGCGGTCCAGCCTGAACCTGCCCAAGGCACCCCATTGCAGAATGGGAGCCACTGA
- the trbJ gene encoding P-type conjugative transfer protein TrbJ, giving the protein MTVRRSRVALFAATILSVPLALSPIATTPAAAQWIVYDPTNYVQNVLTAARSLQQVTNQITSLQNEATMLINQARNLASLPYSSLQQLQQSVQKTQALLQQAQNIAYDVQQIDRAFQTTYGAASTTASSASLIADAKSRWQNSVSGLQDAMKVQAGVVGNIDTNRAQMSALVGSSQSATGALQATQAGNQLLALQAQQLADLTAVVAANGRAQALQSAEQAAAAEQGREQRRRFLTPGTGYQAGNAQMFYGN; this is encoded by the coding sequence ATGACCGTTCGTCGTTCGCGCGTGGCGCTATTCGCCGCGACCATCCTGTCCGTACCGCTGGCGCTATCGCCGATCGCCACGACGCCCGCCGCCGCGCAGTGGATCGTCTATGACCCCACCAACTATGTGCAAAACGTGCTGACGGCGGCGCGCTCGCTCCAACAGGTGACCAACCAGATCACCTCGCTGCAGAACGAGGCGACGATGCTGATCAATCAGGCCCGCAATCTCGCCAGCCTGCCATATTCCTCGCTTCAACAACTTCAGCAGTCGGTCCAGAAAACGCAAGCGCTTCTGCAACAGGCGCAGAACATCGCCTATGACGTTCAGCAGATCGACCGGGCCTTCCAGACCACCTATGGCGCAGCCTCGACCACGGCTTCCAGCGCATCGCTGATCGCAGACGCCAAATCCCGCTGGCAGAACTCGGTTTCTGGCCTTCAGGACGCGATGAAGGTGCAGGCCGGCGTCGTCGGCAATATCGACACCAACCGTGCGCAGATGTCGGCACTGGTCGGATCGAGCCAGTCGGCGACCGGGGCGCTTCAGGCGACGCAGGCCGGCAACCAGCTTCTCGCCCTTCAGGCGCAGCAACTCGCCGATCTCACCGCCGTCGTCGCCGCCAACGGGCGGGCGCAGGCGCTGCAATCAGCCGAACAAGCCGCCGCCGCCGAACAGGGCCGCGAGCAACGTCGCCGCTTCCTGACGCCGGGGACCGGCTATCAGGCCGGCAACGCCCAGATGTTCTACGGAAACTGA